From Ammospiza caudacuta isolate bAmmCau1 chromosome 24, bAmmCau1.pri, whole genome shotgun sequence:
tctccttcctgcagcaatcCCAGTACGGTGAGGACGTCTGCGTGGTGGCTTTCTCTGGGCTGGACATCCCCCCTCCGGCCGGTCCCCTCTGGATTTTGGGCGCCACCTTCATCGGTCACTACTACACCAAATTCGACCGGCGCCACAACCGCATCGGCTTCGCCACCGCCCGCTGAGGGCCggggggccgggctgggggcgcAGAACCAGCCTGGAGGATGCGGGAAGCAGTGAAAGAACAgctcccttccagctctgccatcTCCTCTCCAAATCTCGCTGTTCCCGCTCCCAAACCCCCGCGGCATTCCCGGGAGCCGAGCCTGGAGCGGGGCTGTGAATCCCAGCCGGATCCTCCGGGCGCTTTTAGGGCGATATTCGACGGCAGGAGCAGCGCACAGCACGGGGATTTGCTGCTGGTGCGGCTGAGGGACCTCTGGGACTGTTTGTGTTGTTCCTAAATCGGGGGCGATAATCGGTGTTTAAGGATGGTTTCAGCCGGTGTCAGCCCTGCCTTTCTCCGTGAGTTTGATATTAAACAATTTAAAGCACCAGGAGGATGAGAGGAGGGCTGGTCTTGCAGAGACGGGGGGGGGGTCAGATATTTATATTTAGGGAACTGGGCCACaaatgtccctgtgccacctctTCATTTGTGTCCCTGCCACCCCATAAGGGTGCAAcgccctccccagctcctgtggccaaACCAAGGGCTCTGCAAAGCCCCTCCTACAGCTGGGATGGTGACAGGAGCTCTGGTGtccccctggggacagggacagagctgtgccacagctACCCTTCAAAGAGGGGACAGTTCCTGCGGGTTTGTGTGACACAGGATGGTGGCTCCCATCCCAGGGTctgttttcatgaaaaatcaGAGGTTTTTCTCCGCCCTGGGCGTGGAGATGCCCCTGGAGGTGCCCCTTGTGCCAGCTGGCCTGGAGGGAGGGACAAggccctctcccagctgggGGGACGTTCCCAGTTCCAGATCCCCATGCCAGGGGAACACGGGCTGGCCTCCAGTTTGACCAGTTGAGGTGGCTGGGAGtgggaaagctgctcctggagTGAATCAGGATCTCACCATGGAGGTGGCAGGAGCTCCTCACCCTcggagctgcagagctgaggaattCCTAGTGCCGAGGAACCCCAGAGCTGACAATTCCCAGCACCAATAAATTCCCAGAGCTGACAATTCCAGCACTTGTGAACCCCAGACCTGACAATTTCAGTGCCGAGGAACCCCAGAGCTGACAATTCCCAGCACCGATAAATTCCCAGAGCTGACAATTCCAGCGCTGCCAaattcccagagctgccaaATCCCCTCTCAGCCTCAGGGATATTTGGGAAGGGGATCCAGTGGCTGCTGAGTGACCCTTCCAGCACCTCCCCCTAAGCTCCCAGCCCTTTATccacccctcccagcccagaTCCTCATCCTCTGGTAGCTCCAGAGCGAGAGGATGAGCCTGGGGCAGATGTTTGTCCTTCTCTGCAGCCTCTCCGTGCTGGGATGCACAACCCAGGAGCTCCGGGGATGGGAAAATTCCAGTTCAGGGCTCCGGGGATGGGAAAATGCCGGCTCCTTTGGGTGGgatgtgatttttcttctgtcatCTCCAGCGCCGGAGTGGTGGCATTGGCTCTTTGGGGCCGTGgggtggagggaagggatgaatTTCTGCTCTCATCCAGCTTTTCCTGAGCCGCCCAGGAGCCGGGAAACAgcggcagggagggatggaacCATCAGAAAAGAGGGAATCTGCTGAGGTCAGGGCATCACATCCTTCTGAGATGCTTGGCGACAGTCCCCCCCTTCCTACAGGAGGGAAATCCCGCTTGGAAATATCCCTAACCTGAAAAACCCACCTGGAAACATCCCTAACCTGGAAAAACCCACCTGGAAATATCCCAACCTGGAAAAACCCACCTGGAAATATCCCAACCTGAAAATCCCACCTGGAAACATCCCTAACCTGGAAAAACCCACCTGGAAATATCCCTAACCTGGAAAAACCCACCTGGAAATATCCCAACCTGAAAATCCCACCTGGAAATATCCCAACCTCCTCTGCCCGGCTCTCCACAGTCTGGAGAAGACTCGAGTGGGTACAAAAGGTGCCTTCAGCCCCCGATACGGCTTCTGCCACATCCCTCAGCTGGAAAAGGCCCAGCCCGGCCTAAACCGGGATGGTTTTGGCTGAGCCGGTTCTGTTCCAACTCCGCGCACTCGTTTCAAGCAGCGAGAGTTAAAATCCGCCCAAGCCGCTGCCGGGCCCCTTAAACCGGGTTATTAACACCTCTAATCGCTGTTCCGGGGGTAATTTCCCGCTGGATGCTGCGGCCCTGCCTGCGGGGCTCCGCTGGCCCGGATTAGATCGTTCCGGCCGAGCAATTAGGCCGTGCTCAGCCCGGCAAAGCGCGGCATTAATTATGCCCGTCCCATTAACACTGACAGGGCTGGCGCTATTTATGGCAACACGGGAAAATGCCCGGCGGGGTTTTTGTCCCTCATCTgccttaaattttttttttctccaggtcTCCAGGGTGAGCTGGGCTGGTTTCAGGCACGGCCAGCTGGAGGGGGACACTCTGCGGGGCCGCTGTTATTTCCTCCCATAATGAAGCCGCGTCCGGCAGCTGCGGGGGCTCTGCCAGCGGGAAAATCCCGCTCTGTCCtcacccccaaaatctcttTCCGCTCCAGCTGTGAATCCCTACGGAAACCAGCGAGAGGAGGGTGCAATGGGAGAGGTTATCCCGAGCAGAGCCTGCGGGCTGGAGCGCATCCCGTGCGTGGCTCCTCATCCTTTGTCACCCCAAAGGAGGGAGGGGGGCAGCGCGGAGCCCCCCGGGATGGCGGAGGGGTTCAGCTGATGGATGGGGTGCATTggggtgccggtgccggtgccggtgcggATCCTCTGGGGCGGCTTTGGGAATGGATGGGGGAGGCACCGGCAGCAGGTGCGGAGGGGGGGGTCTCGGTGCGGGGCGGCTGCCGGGGGTGGCTGAGAGGCTCCGGGAATGGGTGGGGGAGGCACCGACAGCAGCTGCGGCACAGCTGGGGCCTGCTCCTGGTTCCGGTACCGGCCGGGCGGGTCCTGGTCCTGATTCCGGTACCGGCCGGGCGGGGCTCCCAAGACGCCGTGGATGTGATGCCCCATCCCGGTGCGGATCCTCTGCCCGGGATGCGGTCCCGGTCGGGCGCTGGGGTCGCGGTGCGGGTGGGATGCCGGTCCGCTGATACCGGTGAGGGCGGGGCGCGGGTCCCGGTGCGGGTCCGCTAATGCCGGTGCGGATCGGGTGCGGGTGCGGCGCCCGGGTCTCGGCGTGCGGGGGGTGCGGGTCCcgccctgccagggatgccgGTCCCGGCCGGATGCGACTCTCCGCCCGCGGTCCCGGTAGGATGCGGATCCCCTGCCCCCGGTGCCGGTAGGGTGCGGATCCCTGCCCCCGGTGCCGGTAGGATGCGGATCCCTGCCCCCGGTGCCGGTAAGATGCGGGTCCCTGCCCCCGGTACCGGTGCCGGTAGGATGCGGATTCCCCGGTGCCGGTAGGATGCAGGTCCCTGTCCCCGGTACCGGTAGGATGCGGATCCCTGCCCCCGGTGCCGGTAGGATGCGGGTCCCTGCCCCCGGTACCGGTACCGGTAGGATGCGGATTCCCCGGTGCCGGTAGGATGCGGATTCCCCGGTGCCGGTAGGACGCAGGTCCCTGCCCCCGGTACCGGTGCCGGTAGGATGCGGATCCCCCGGTGCCGGTAGGATGCGGATCCCCCGGTGCCGGTGGCGGTGCGGGCGCTGCCGGGGAGGCGGGCGGGAGGCGGGCCGGTGACTCATGGCTTCCCACCGGCGGCGGCTCCtccccgcggccgccggccccgcgcaGCCCCCGGCACATGGGCCGCGGCTCCGGCAGCGCGG
This genomic window contains:
- the LOC131567574 gene encoding basic proline-rich protein-like, with product MSHRPASRPPPRQRPHRHRHRGIRILPAPGDPHPTGTGTGGRDLRPTGTGESASYRHRGIRILPVPVPGAGTRILPAPGAGIRILPVPGTGTCILPAPGNPHPTGTGTGGRDPHLTGTGGRDPHPTGTGGRDPHPTGTGGRGSASYRDRGRRVASGRDRHPWQGGTRTPRTPRPGRRTRTRSAPALADPHRDPRPALTGISGPASHPHRDPSARPGPHPGQRIRTGMGHHIHGVLGAPPGRYRNQDQDPPGRYRNQEQAPAVPQLLSVPPPPIPGASQPPPAAAPHRDPPLRTCCRCLPHPFPKPPQRIRTGTGTGTPMHPIHQLNPSAIPGGSALPPSLLWGDKG